The genomic stretch cttcaaaaaataactaaaatttatgaatttcaGGTCAATTTTTTCGTTGATTCGTATTTATGAAAAAGGTTTAGAGATATTTAGACTCTACTTGAGTAAAAATTTCGAAAGAAAATCCcgaaaattaggaaaaataaagtaaatcctagattttttttaatttttttgaggcCTGATACTTTGAAGCAACTCCAGATCTAAGCTGGAGCTTATAACAGCAGAGAAATTGGTTGAGAAATCATAAGTTGATAATATTTAATgagaaaattgtttctcaaTTTAGATAAAAGAAACACGAGATTTCGCACACCCTTACCGTGCTATAGCTTAATAAAGCAAAGGGGTCCaccataggttaatttaccctattgtCTTTTATACTTTTcactagaaaccggaagtcaccatcttcaaCTCCAACATAGCATCTCAAGTTGAATTTCGGTCGCTGAGCATAATCtttattctgaaaatatccatatgaGATGATTTTCGGCAATTTTAGCAAAGTTTTCCCGAAATcgtaagtcaccatcttgaaattctaGATGGCGTCTAGGGTTGATTTCCGGGTACTTTCTATCATACTAGTTTTAAAACTACCCAAACACCTGAAACCTAAACATTCACAGAAAGAAGTCTTGAGTCAAAAAATCCAAATTCCTGTTGAAACGTCATGTCCGCTAACCGGAATCATAGACACTTTACGCGAAGGTACGTTCCCAATAGTggagttgaaaatatgacaaggaaaaaccgtttaaaaatgttttaagcTTATTTGAGTATGATGGTGGTAACTCTAAaggcaaatatattaaattttcggtatttacaccgaaaattgtgatttatttttggaaacggTAATTTGATTATCTTTTACCCAAAGCGGGAAACGTGATCGTAATGAGTATgatattttgtaccgttttgaaTCATTACTTTTCTTTATTAAGAATTTATTAACTTTGTACACTGAGATCTTTTTACGTGGGTTACCGTAAAAAGATCTCAGTGTACAAAGTTTCATCAGAATCAAAAATGTTCGTTTAAGATGCAGGCATTTTCAAGGCAGTTTAGCATGCCCAAGTGTTAGAAAATTCtaagaaaagttgaaaatgacAAATATGTAAAATAGCAATAATATCATATACATTGAACAAAAAGGTTATAGTTATAGGTTTAAGCACTTTTAttgttcataaaaaaaatcttttgttcTACATTGTAGGTAGGTGAAGAGCTTCGATGTGCAAGAAAATAAGATTGGTAACTATCCATTTTCATCCACTTCACGTTCCTATGCGTTGCAATCAAAGCTGACAAACAAATTGATTATATTTTAAAATgcatgtttttaaaataaaaaaaagatgcTATTACATGGCATAAATTGAGGGACGATCCAAAGCGAAGCGAATTTTTACTCTGAATATAAACATTGAAATTGAATTAGAGTGTGGTTGTACAGATTCTGCAAACTGGGTATATCGGTCTTCAACTGTCTGAACTGAAAGTGCCGAGCCTCCGACAGGGAACTTTCTTTGACTTATCACTCTCACTGCCCGTTACATCTTTTCTGAATAAGTTACTAAAGGTAAAATGACCCAAGTACTTCTAAACGATAATTTCAGCTCAATGGGAGCAGGGATTATTTTGTttggtaaagaaaaaaaatgaaactaagACACAAACGACGAACAATGATATTTACTTTTCATTTTCTCTACCCCGCAGGTCTGCAATGCCGTCTACGTCCGACTGAATTATACGCAGCCCCTGTGCGCCTGCCCCCCTCGGTAAGCAAACATAGTTTATCGTGTTAGTTACGCAAAGAGTCCGTAACCGTAAAAAACTGTTTAAAGCCTAGCTCGAAATTGCATTTACGACCGGGACCCAAGTTCATCGCCATTAAAACCCCAATGATCTTTCCCTGAAACACAATCACCGTGAATGACTAGCAATTTCATGCCATCACCATCGTCGTAGGAACTTACATTCTGCAAACAAAAGGAGAATTCTGATAATGtacgaaattaaaaataaaattcttaacATGCGCGTGTGTCCATCCATCTGGGAGGAGCGACCGATTCCCATACCGTCAAAGTGACCTGTTCATGGTCACGAACGGCGCGAAGGTTGAATAACATGCAACGCCCCCGGCCGGGAACCAGCAATTTGGCCTCCCATAATGACCACGACATTCACCAGCGTCAGCACTGTCTACGAAATTGTTTGGCTGTAGAACGAGCCCACCGGATGATGCTTCTTTTATCGTTTTTCATTTCGTCTCCAACAAATTAGAAATGCCTAATATGTATGTTCGAAATTAGCGATTTAATAACAATCGTTTCCCGGAGAAGGGCTAGGAATTTAAAGTGGGTAATTAAACCATTGCGAACTAGTTCGCCATGTTTGCGATAGTTAAATCTGATCATTGGTGCAGAGAATCTGGCACATTTTGGCTAGGACTTTAATGTAGgcaattgttttaatttaaattcaacaaaaaaaaatttcgacagtTTTTAGCAACTTAgttaaaatttagatttttttagatatttcaGACAATATCCTAAAAGTCAACTTTAAATTGCAATATGAGCAcctttacagaaaaaaatattcctaaCAACGACACGCTTTGCAAAACGGTCACAGGAGAAAAGTTTATTGAGTCTTTTAGGTttctttatcaaaaaatacCGAATCAAAAACATTCTTCAATTTTTAAGATAATCACATAATTGATGTTtgtcaaattttgtttttttagatttttttctgtaaaaagcTGTATTTGTTACAGCAGGAGAATATCGacggaaaaaatattcattttattaATATTGTTTTTCATTAGTTATAGTTATCAGTCAACGGCCAGCACATGTCCAAAGCTTCATTGAAATCGGAAAGTGTCGAAACATCGCTCCATTTATTATGTGCTACCACTGCACTTCGTTCCACCTTATAGAGCCGAGTAATTCCTTTCTCAGTGTCAATACCGTCACGCACTAAACCCACAGACCTGGTGGTCTACTTTTTCCAAttctttatttcttttttttttctgcctaaaACTAAAAGCTCCATAAAATACACTAAAAGGCCCATAAAATACATCACTTAGACAGCATTCACAGTGCAGTTACAACAACGCTTCTCAATTAAAACTCTAATTACAATATTTTACCTCTCTTTATTGGCATTGGATTCCGTTCCTGAGTCGAACCCTTTCCGACTTCGTGAATCCGACACAAAGCAAAACGCGTGCAGTGTAATTTCCGTACCTGCCAGGGTCAGACTCTTCACGGTAGAGTCGTGATTGGTGAAATCGGTGTCCTTCCCCTGGGCACTTCCCGCGTGCTTGGCATGGCAGAGTTGCCATTCCTGGTAGGTGGTCATCCGAGCATGTTCAGGTTTCCCGCAACGGATGTGTTCTCTATTCGCCCAGGGATGTTTCGTTTTGATGCCCGGTGCTCAGCTAATGCCATGTAGTTTTCAACCCTGCCACATCAcggtcaaaaacaaacagtgtTTGGACCTGTCTGGTGGTTCTTCCCAGCCACGGAAGCAAACAACCCACGTCCAGCCTGTGGTAAGACCGTGGAAAATATGACCGGCTTGCAGGCGTCGTCCTATTTTGTGGTAATAATGCTGCCGTTGATGGCCAATAGCGAGGAGGATCGAATGACGATGGCGGTTTCGCACACGAACAAACAATTTAGCATACAAGTCGTGATTATGTAAGAAGTACTGTAAAAGTACGGAGGCAACGATACATCGCATTCGATGCTGGTTATGTTCATTGTGTCTAATGTCTGTAACTTCAATGATGATATTTATGCTTGTACGTACATCTAACTCTAAATTTGTAGCGGAACTGATTTCGTGCCGGTCATCCCCATTGGCAGGATCCTGTCAAAATGCAATAAAACTTTGTGGACTGTGTAATAACTGTTCGATTACCGGGGAGAATTTGGTTTCCACcttaaaaaacttcaaaatacttaTTATACAATAACCATTTTGTTGAGTACAATATGGTAACATgaatttaccaaaaaaaatgtaactgaaAATGTTGCAAAGTTATCTGAATTTTCATTGAACAATAAAacaagttgagggtttttttcGGCACCAGCTCCAAAAAAGGTAAAGTCAGTATCGCGTTGCCAACAAGTGATTGACCGAACATTACAAATTTTCTCTGTTTTTACGGCATAAatatgggtcagaattcgtgaaacggatcactaaaaatcgcgatgtctaattttttcaaattaatattAAAAGATTCAAGAGTTTCGCTCGGggagttgattttccaattttactgaatttgagtaagttttcaagttgttattgtcatttaaaATTGAAgccaatatttttttagataaaCATATCTTCAAGAATATTGCatcgattttaatgaaaaattgaatttttttttaaatgatcgcATTTGGTgagaaacaattcaatttcaagaTCTTCTAGCGCCACTTTTTTTAATCGCTTGGGATAGATGTAGAACTGCGATCACAATTTCACAATTCAAGAATGTATTTGTGGTCCTGAGAAGAGCCGATTGTAGTTTTTACTTGGCAGGAGGAATGAAACAATTTTCGTCACAGATTGGgtaaacaaaatattcaaaattactaACTTACGTATTGTATGCACACCCACAAAGTTTTCTTGCATTTTGTTGGAGCCAAGGTTCTGAACACGCTGCAACCGGTAAACTTATCGGCAGGTTTATTTTTCTTCGCATAGCGAATGAGTCTGTTTGGCTAGAGATGTCGTGTGTTCGAATCTCATTATATTAATATATTCCAACATATCACTTTAGAATAAAATGACTAATTTTCCTCATGATAGGGTCTAACATTGGCAACAATCGTTTCCTGTAATCATGCCTATAATGGCATGGTAACACATCTCTTGAGAATAATGGCTCCACTCTCGCTTCTGTATTTCACGACCGCAGGCTGTTTATCGTTGCTGGTGCTTCCGATAGACTCTGCGTTCTAGTCCCCACGGTAGCGCATTATCTGACAAGTCGTGACCGATGATCATTCCTACTGCCCTACAGCAGACAGCGCACCCTAAGGCCCAAAGAACGGGCAGCAAACGATTGTTCTATGCGATGCGCGATATTTTCGTTATGCATGCTCTCACTCATTTGCATATCAATATCGTTATCGTCATCTTCAGCAGCTTCTGCACCAGGAATCTCGTTTGGAGACTAGTAGCAAATGGGAAAACAGCGGTAAGAGCTCTTGTACCCTGCGAGAACAAGTAAAACAACAGTAACGTGGATCATAGGATAACCAGAGTTGCATAGAATGTTGAACTAGAACAAGACACTGCTATATCTGATACAAACTGGTTACCAGATGGTTTGCATTTTTTGTTCTTCTTGGTTGAGAACTGTATTAAATAGAGCTTACGCCCTAAACGTAATATCAAAACAACAAACTTTTGATCAGATTTAGTTTAAAAAGTGCAATCACGCTAGCAAAATTAATGAAAACTTTATCTATAATTACCTATACCAAACATCGAAGGGCAATTACAACGTGTGGAATTTAATTCACGACCCACTGGTGAAATTAATCTGGAGCTTCAATCGCTTGGCCTCAACGAAGACCGGCCCCGAGCGCTTTAAAGATAATCAAAATTACACCCTCCTCAGACCAAATCTATTACACCCCGTCAGTTCGTCGAACACGCCAAGATCAGCCCTGCAAACTGCAACAACTAACCAAATCGAATCGACAGATCACGACTTTACCACACGCGTTAAGCAGCACCTCCGATTTGCTCCCCATTTCGAGTTCATTAGGTGAATCACCTCCACGCGGAGAGACTCCCGAGTGATCCTGCACAAGAGGTAGCAGTAGAGCAGAGTGCTTCCTGACTGCCCACTAAACGGTGCACATAAACCTAAACCTTTCCGTATATGCATGGGCAGCCCAAAAGCTTGCGTGCCAGTTCAACGTCAGTGCGCCCTCTGGCTATCGTGCACACAAATCAGCCGAGaaagtgtaaaaatgaaaaCTCGACTCCTCGCTGTGCTCCGTTCGCCCTCACGCTAGGAATAATCTCCTCGTTGAAACGTTGAATGGTTGGTACGAAAAAAACGGTAGCATAAAAACACACACAGAACAATAACAAACAAAGTAACAAGCAGACTGTTGACGGTTTTTCTCACGCCTCATTGTTGTTTACATTTATGGCGTTTGCATAGGCCAACTGGAGCGGTGACATCTGAATGTGATTGCAGCACGAATCGCTCAGCGTTGTAGGTACAGCGTGGAATGGTCGTTCGGTCATTTCGGTCCGAGCCATCGCACAAATAGACATGTGTTCGCGTTTTAAGCATATAAAACGTTATAAACGGGTCGATTAATGTGGCGTCGTATATTAGCACGAATCGAGCCAAGCGGCATGGCAACTTTGGAGGAACGGTGCATTTATCACCTTGTGGTATAGCATAACCAGTGGAGAGTACCACATAAAATCACtgaaaaatcattataaacGAGCGGCGAGCGCTTGTTTCGTCCATCAATTTCCCTGAAGTGTTGAAGGAATAATCACGCATGTGCAATTTGATTTCATTACTCTGTAACATTAATGAGTGGTTCCTATGGAACCAAGTCGTGTATAAACAGAATTTTTCACACCAAGTTGTTGatacaaaacgaaaatttgATCATTTACTCTCATTCATATAACTTTTAATTGTCATGTACTCAGCTAACTTGTTTGCAATCAAGTGTCAACGTGAGAAATGGAAAGATATTCCGCTAAGAAACGTCATCCCCTTTGGCTAACATGGTCATTTGGGCTGGAATTATCATTGGTGCAAACACTGGTGCACATAATACTGAACTTTGAAAACTCAAGTTACAGTTTTGAACACGCTCAACTGCTGAACAAATCTTCGAGTTTTTTGTTCATTGGTCAAACCCCATTGATACCCATCTATAATTGCAGGAATAAGCTATCAAGAGTTCTTGAtgatcttcgacagcttccaaaaatgttttcaagcgCTCAATCTCATTCGCGTTAGTTTTATTTCTTCAATGAATAGGTCtttgtttatgtttttgaaAACTTATTTCCTAAATCACGTCACATCATGCTTAGGAAAAGAACTGAAAAAGAAACTAAATGACGAAATGAGTCACGCGATGCCACTGAATCACGCAATTTGATACGTCCTGCGTCTGTTCTGACTCATCTTACTGCCAAAGATTTGGGTAATGAAACGGAAAGTGTTTTCAACCTATACTACTTATCATCATATTATATATCAGCCGAAATATCGTCACTAAACAAGCGGTTTATTTACAGAGTCTGTTTCCGATGTGACTAAAATTCTGTTTGCTTGCATAACGCACGACCCTCCTTCTACTAACTAGTTTCACTCGAAATGTCGTTCAGAACGCGTCTCTTTCTTCTATTCGCGCTGGTATCACTTGTCCGTAACGGTAATGTCCACAGTCCAAAAACCTTTCAGAAACCATAATCATCCCAAACCAACTGTTACGTTTCGCTTCCAGGCCGGGCTACTACTAATTGCAGTGCATGCCGTTCCCGCTACAACTTGACCCATTGCCAGAAAACATCTAGCCGGGTGTCCTGTACCGTAGGTTTAATCGTTCAAAGTCAATCCTCGTTGTTACCGTGGAATCCGTCGCTCAAAACTTCCGGACGTTCGATGGATTTCCGCTGTTTCCAGTTGAACTTCACCACACCGAC from Wyeomyia smithii strain HCP4-BCI-WySm-NY-G18 chromosome 3, ASM2978416v1, whole genome shotgun sequence encodes the following:
- the LOC129729795 gene encoding uncharacterized protein LOC129729795 yields the protein MSFRTRLFLLFALVSLVRNGRATTNCSACRSRYNLTHCQKTSSRVSCTVGLIVQSQSSLLPWNPSLKTSGRSMDFRCFQLNFTTPTGERHFEMGCTNNTRFCDGWTVRRNCTVFGLPKLSQTGGYQASPYQKPSRAERLLSALELWPLVLMASLYYLINRRSN